ATTTGCCTTGATAAAACTTTGATAGTCCCCTCCTGCAATTCATAACATCAAAGGTATAAGCTTTTCACCTTCAAAATTTCTCATGATAACACGATTTATCATTTTAAGTTGTAATTCAATCAAAAAACATTCTTTTTCACCATCAAAACTCTTGCAAGTCATAAAGATACATTCTTTTTACTTAAACTCCGTATTCGGTCAAAAATTGCGACATAAAATCAAAGGAGAAGAGTAAGCTTTTCACCATCAAATTTAATCATGATAACAAGATTGATCATTTTAAGTTGTAATTCAATCAAAAAGCATTCTTTTcacctttttctttttaaactttgTGTTCAGTCAAAAATTGAGATATAAAACGAAAGGAGAAGAGCACTTACTTGATGGGTAATTGTGACATGAGGGATGATAAGTCATACAAAGCTTCATCAGAATTAGGTGAACATGATGAAGATGCATCATCTGTTGTGTCTAGTGAAGATGAACAAGTAGATCCATTGGAGATGGTTGATCCTTCACCAATGGATGATGAAAGTGATGATGAAGATGAGTGGCTGTTATCATATATCTCACCATGATCTAATTCATGTCCTTCATCTATCATCCATAATTGATGTTGATCTTGATTCTTCATCTGGGTTTCCATGTGAGCAAtttcttgaaattgaataagcagattgagataataataataataatgtttgTGAGTTAGCAAAAGCTTTGGTTAAATACACATGCAAAGAAAGCATGGGATTGTTTGTGAAGTCTAGGAAGGCATTTATATGCGTGTGGGCATATAGCAGAAGATAATGTGTGGATATAAATTAACATTTACTTTTTGGGACTTTATGACAGCTAAGATACAGACACTTCCGTTACACCCCCAACAAAATAGTGACACATGTAAAACAACAAATGTTGCCCACAGAAATCGTGCGCGGAGctaaaatttgaaatttatgaatttGAATGTATTAATCTAATCTATACCGCATTTTAATTGCTGACTTTTCAGTTAAGTATTTGTATATATTGAATGAATTATTTTAATACTATAAACACAAGATTAAGCGAAAGTTATTGGGTTCGTCCGAACACATATCAAATATTGTAACTCCATTTCGTATACGTGTCTAAAAGTGAAATAAGGTAGCACAGATATAAGATGGAACATTAGTGTGATAATAGAGGAATTCTTATAATTAATTTGGAATTGAAAATGTGTGTGTGAAAATATATTAGTAGGCCTTATCCTGAGATTCGACGTTATCTTGTCGTATGGTTTGAAATGAATGTCTTGACTTTAAAATTGCACTAAGTTGAAGAGGATAAGCTCTGTGACTATGAATATGATTTCTATATTAGCCATCAGTATCCGAGTCACTAGCTAGGTCCACAAATATAAAAAGCATATTCTTTTTCCTTCTTCTGGTGCTTTTATGATAAGAAACAAGTTGAAGATAAAATCATTGACTGGGAGACATGAGGGTCATTGTTGCATGCCACTTTTCCTACCTACTTTATCTTTTTAAATTTTGAAACCCCATTGATAAAGGGCAAAAAAGATATATCTGAATATTCCATTTGCTTTTTATAAAAAGCCACAAAGTAACACCAATTTCAAGTTCGAGCTCTGCTAAATACGAATTGTCTTTATTATGAAGCGTTTTTATCATGACAAAAGGGGTTGCTTAGATGATAAGCACTCTCCTCCTCTAATCTGAATGTTGTACGTTTTTGGCATCAAGGAAGTAAAGTAGGAGTTCCTCAGAGGGATTAAAAAAAACGCTTTATTCTTAATACGAGACTTTCCGGAACGAATCCAAATATAATCGGATACCCATATGAGTACCATGCACAGGCACGAGACTAAAAGGAAACCAATCCAAACTTCTTATTAAGTACTCAATCAAATAAATAttgtttaaaaaattaaaaaatattaatattctTCTAATTTATTCTTGTTTCAATAAATGATTTATCAAATTTTTTAAAAGCCTGAGCAGAAATAAATAGTAATTTGAGGAGAGAAAAGGTAATTAAATAAATACCTAACGATACTTAATGATTTTTTTCGACTACACTTATTTTTTACTTGAGAGTATACCACGAGAGCATGAAATGGGGTGATTTGTTATTTTGTGCTATCTAATAGTGAGAAAATTATGAGTTTTTCAATTTAGGATCAACTAAACACACATGTATATAGGAGTACTAAATAAGGCTAAACTTATATTTCTGAAATGGTCAACATTACAAAGAATTTTAGAAGCtattatattataaatatatataaaataaagaaaacaatagAAAAGGGGAAAAGGGAGGGAGAGTCAAACATTAGTTTACATAGGAAAGGCGTGAAAGTAGTTACATACTTACATTCGTTAGTCTCCTCATACGGAACATTACTCGAATTTGAAAAGGTCAATATTTTGGGCTTTATTTAAGAAATCCAATGATGTTTCAGCGATTTTTGTTTCCTAACATCTatgtttcttcttcttctgcttcaTTCTTTTTTGTTTTCGTAATTAAAAATTTCTGTACCATAGAAAATAAAGTGAAAagactatgagcccgtttggattggcttataagttattttcagttattttgagtgtttgactggtcagcttaaagtcattttgtgcttaaaataagcttaaaaataagttggactaccccaacttattttttccaaaaaaaataagttggactataagctggactaccccaacttattttttccagcttataagctgcaaacagctttaagctgtaagccaatctaAACGGGCTCATAAGccaaaaataataaattaaactatctcaacttataggcataagcccatccaaacaggctcaataTATATAATGTAAAGGATATACAGATAAGAATAAAATATGTCTATTCAAAAGTATATCAACACAACTTTGCACCGACCTTATCCATGCACCTTTCTGTTTCTTGTTTTTGTATAATTTATACATTAACGTATGGAGGACAATGAGTGATAAACTCGTAGAAATAGTAGTTAAAGATAAGAAAGAATCGTCGGCTCAATCATGTACTCGCACTGAACTCCCTTTCTCTTATATTTTTCCCTTTGTTGAAGCTTCTCATTTGAAAATTTTCAGACCAACCGGAGACCTGAGATAGATTTTCCTTGCGAACATTTTCAGTCGAGCTCGTCACATGAGATTTACCTAGTGCGATTTACTTCTTTTATGTGATTTGCAGGCTATGACACAAGTGCGGGTTTACCGAGAGGGTACCTAAAGATGGCGGTTGTGGGTCCTTGTTACCAAAAATTCAGACCGcccttttgtttttattttataaattttttGAGATTATCCCCAGCTTTCTTTCCCTACGACATACAACATAACCACGCAACGCAAATAAAAGGAAGATAACTATTAACGTCTTCTCCTCATAAAGTAAAAGGTAATCGTTTGCCTTGCGCGTTTACTAGATGCAAAATAATTGAGTAGTTTATCATATTGAGTTTGTTAAAAAACATAATGTTCAAAATTATTGATTTAAAATATGAGAAAGTTGGAAAAGTTGAATAATTACAAGAAGTCTAGAAAGATTTGATCAGATCAAATGAAAGAAGATAAGCTACAAATCACTCGGTTTCAAATTGAATAGTCAAAATTGTTTGGCTTGTGTCAACATGATATCTACTTTTCTAGAAATGAAACTTTTC
The nucleotide sequence above comes from Lycium barbarum isolate Lr01 chromosome 3, ASM1917538v2, whole genome shotgun sequence. Encoded proteins:
- the LOC132633422 gene encoding protein OXIDATIVE STRESS 3-like, with the translated sequence METQMKNQDQHQLWMIDEGHELDHGEIYDNSHSSSSSLSSSIGEGSTISNGSTCSSSLDTTDDASSSCSPNSDEALYDLSSLMSQLPIKRGLSKFYQGKSQSFTSLSRVTSLEDLVKKESPYKRKMKSCKSYGAGLDSYKSYTLPKATILKKASRNSSFSASCTNGKTSFISRSRPPLVPVHRT